A region from the Candidatus Tenderia electrophaga genome encodes:
- a CDS encoding baseplate assembly protein, with protein sequence MTSNNPPIPVNWPLLGVPDSQGRLRYPSLAESVRQSIKIILQTRPGERLMRPTFGGGLERYLHEPNTLTTRRQIRDLINESLARWEPRILLDRVDVWEVEERPDTVRVEIVYRLRLSNQSQQMGITLELEG encoded by the coding sequence ATGACCAGCAACAACCCACCCATCCCTGTCAACTGGCCCCTGCTCGGTGTCCCCGACAGTCAGGGTCGTCTGCGCTATCCCAGCCTGGCCGAAAGCGTACGCCAGTCCATAAAAATCATTTTACAAACCCGTCCCGGCGAGCGCCTGATGCGCCCCACCTTCGGCGGCGGACTGGAACGCTATCTGCACGAGCCCAACACGCTCACCACGCGGCGTCAGATCCGCGACCTGATCAACGAGTCGCTGGCGCGCTGGGAACCGCGCATCCTGCTGGACCGCGTGGATGTGTGGGAGGTGGAGGAACGCCCGGATACGGTGCGGGTGGAGATCGTCTACCGCCTGCGCCTCAGCAATCAATCGCAACAGATGGGCATCACACTGGAGCTGGAAGGATAA
- a CDS encoding phage tail protein, producing the protein MAERITPYGAFNFIVNLNGPAGPEAPLGGFSDVSGLGVEITMAEYRNGNEKENHVRKVAGIHKVSDVTLKRGIVNSEDLWDWIKQTQRNGPEAKRTVVITLRDEAGENVESWTLRNVVPMKYTGPTLAAKGGGDVAMEELVLSSEGIDLEVA; encoded by the coding sequence ATGGCTGAACGTATCACCCCTTACGGCGCCTTTAATTTTATCGTCAATCTCAATGGCCCCGCCGGCCCGGAGGCGCCGTTGGGCGGCTTCTCCGATGTCAGCGGTCTGGGCGTGGAGATCACCATGGCCGAGTATCGCAACGGCAATGAAAAGGAGAACCACGTGCGCAAGGTGGCCGGCATCCACAAGGTCTCCGATGTCACCTTGAAACGCGGCATCGTCAACTCGGAAGACCTGTGGGACTGGATCAAACAGACCCAACGCAACGGCCCCGAGGCCAAGCGCACCGTGGTCATCACCCTGCGCGACGAGGCGGGCGAAAACGTGGAGTCCTGGACCCTGCGCAACGTGGTGCCCATGAAATATACCGGTCCCACCCTGGCCGCCAAGGGCGGCGGGGACGTGGCGATGGAGGAGTTGGTGCTGTCGTCCGAGGGCATTGACCTCGAGGTGGCCTAG
- a CDS encoding phage tail protein, with the protein MPEYLAPGVYVEETSFRAKSIEGVSTSTTAFAGPTRKGATTGEPVLITSFGDFERIFGGFENLDFGAGEVPNYVAHAVRNYFDNGGARLFMARVYSASGGDGIARSAFAGGDADDANNIRFIARSPGRNGNGTVTVSLLETPVTAMSLDRAPLGTVMDDGGTLFIRGAGGFVDSGDTAFGALGGDENFITANVLVSDADGNDYFYENLGLAPGHPRYIGDVLSPNPDRLVDQLELAFALEPGDGVDAFRLHAVLDSIDGTAQALSGGSDGGEPAAGDYTNPLGELGRVDDISIVAAPGYASFSDREGIQGALITHAETRKAYRFAVLDTRAGIIPTEALTDKSVVDSSYAAMYYPWVVVSNPLARPDDVSIPREITLPPSGFICGIYARNDIARSVAKSPGNEVVRGSLRFERNISHAEQEILNPRGVNCLRFFPGRGYRVWGSRTASSDPEWKYIGPRRFFLYLEHSIDRSTQWAVFENNGPQLWANVREAVISFLYNEWRSGNLLGSTPEEAFFVRCDRSTMTQNDLDNGRMICLIGVAVLKPAEFVIFRIGQKTADARD; encoded by the coding sequence ATGCCTGAATACCTAGCCCCCGGCGTCTATGTGGAAGAGACCAGTTTCCGCGCCAAATCCATCGAGGGTGTCAGCACCAGCACCACCGCCTTTGCCGGCCCGACACGCAAGGGGGCGACCACCGGCGAACCGGTGTTGATCACCAGCTTCGGCGACTTCGAACGCATTTTCGGCGGCTTCGAAAACCTCGACTTCGGTGCCGGCGAGGTGCCCAACTACGTGGCCCACGCGGTGCGCAACTATTTCGATAACGGCGGCGCACGTTTGTTCATGGCGCGCGTCTACAGCGCCAGCGGCGGTGACGGCATCGCCCGCAGCGCCTTTGCCGGCGGCGATGCCGACGACGCCAACAACATCCGTTTCATCGCCCGTTCGCCCGGGCGTAACGGCAACGGCACGGTGACGGTCTCCTTGCTGGAGACACCGGTCACCGCCATGTCCTTGGATCGCGCGCCCCTGGGCACGGTGATGGATGACGGCGGCACCCTCTTTATTCGCGGCGCGGGCGGTTTCGTGGATAGCGGCGACACGGCCTTCGGTGCGTTGGGTGGGGACGAAAATTTCATCACCGCCAATGTGCTGGTCAGCGACGCCGACGGCAATGATTATTTCTATGAAAATCTCGGCCTCGCGCCCGGCCATCCGCGCTACATCGGCGATGTGCTCAGCCCCAACCCCGACCGTCTGGTGGATCAGCTGGAGCTGGCCTTTGCCCTGGAGCCGGGTGACGGCGTGGATGCCTTCCGCCTCCACGCCGTCCTCGATAGCATCGACGGCACCGCCCAGGCGTTGAGCGGCGGCAGTGACGGCGGCGAGCCGGCGGCCGGCGATTACACCAATCCGTTGGGGGAGTTGGGACGCGTCGATGACATCTCCATCGTGGCCGCGCCGGGCTATGCCTCCTTCAGCGACCGCGAGGGGATACAGGGCGCCCTGATTACCCATGCGGAAACGCGCAAGGCCTACCGCTTTGCCGTGCTGGACACCCGCGCCGGCATCATCCCCACCGAGGCCTTGACCGACAAAAGCGTCGTCGATTCCAGCTATGCCGCCATGTACTATCCGTGGGTGGTGGTCTCCAATCCGTTGGCGCGACCCGACGATGTCAGCATCCCGCGCGAAATCACCCTGCCGCCTTCCGGGTTCATCTGCGGTATCTACGCCCGCAACGACATCGCTCGCAGCGTGGCGAAGTCGCCCGGCAATGAAGTGGTGCGCGGCAGCTTGCGGTTCGAACGCAACATCAGCCACGCCGAGCAGGAGATACTCAATCCGCGCGGCGTCAACTGTCTGCGCTTCTTCCCCGGGCGCGGCTATCGTGTCTGGGGCTCGCGCACCGCCAGCTCCGATCCGGAATGGAAATACATCGGGCCGCGGCGCTTCTTTCTCTATCTGGAGCACTCCATCGACCGCAGCACCCAGTGGGCGGTGTTCGAGAACAATGGCCCGCAACTCTGGGCCAACGTGCGCGAGGCGGTGATCAGCTTTCTCTACAACGAGTGGCGCAGCGGCAATCTGCTCGGCAGTACCCCGGAAGAGGCCTTCTTCGTACGCTGCGACCGCAGCACCATGACCCAGAACGATCTGGACAACGGTCGCATGATCTGCCTGATCGGTGTGGCGGTGCTGAAACCGGCCGAGTTCGTCATCTTCCGTATTGGTCAGAAGACCGCCGATGCCCGGGATTGA
- a CDS encoding CopG family transcriptional regulator produces the protein MAAISVRLPEDLEARLTHEAEIEGKPRSEVAREAISAYLAQRERERFMKEMVAEARAAYSNEAIRQEVQEMAEDFRPFESDPVDTDASDEPGEKWWK, from the coding sequence ATGGCTGCCATAAGCGTGAGATTACCGGAAGATCTTGAAGCCCGACTCACCCATGAGGCGGAAATCGAGGGCAAGCCACGTTCGGAAGTGGCGCGCGAGGCGATTTCCGCATACCTGGCCCAGCGCGAACGGGAGCGATTCATGAAAGAAATGGTGGCGGAAGCCCGAGCCGCATATTCCAACGAAGCCATCCGACAGGAGGTCCAAGAAATGGCCGAGGATTTTCGCCCCTTTGAAAGCGACCCCGTCGACACGGATGCATCCGACGAGCCGGGAGAAAAGTGGTGGAAGTAA
- a CDS encoding MazF family transcriptional regulator, translated as MVEVIRRGEVWVANLNPNRKREIGKVRPVLVMQADELTAIDTPTILILPMSTQVYPTFKRWRITIPARDRLLKECQILIDQPRALDRVCFGEGPLTRLRAEEMAAVEKSFLAVIGM; from the coding sequence GTGGTGGAAGTAATCCGGCGCGGTGAGGTCTGGGTTGCTAACCTCAACCCGAACCGCAAGCGTGAAATCGGCAAGGTTCGCCCCGTGCTGGTGATGCAGGCCGATGAACTCACCGCCATCGATACTCCGACGATCCTCATCCTGCCCATGAGCACACAGGTCTACCCCACCTTCAAACGCTGGAGAATCACCATCCCTGCGCGGGACAGACTGCTCAAGGAGTGCCAAATTCTTATAGACCAACCCCGCGCCCTGGATCGAGTTTGTTTCGGCGAAGGTCCCCTCACCCGACTCAGAGCGGAAGAAATGGCGGCGGTGGAAAAAAGTTTTCTGGCGGTGATTGGTATGTGA
- a CDS encoding type I-F CRISPR-associated endoribonuclease Cas6/Csy4, whose protein sequence is MNRYQNIKILPDPEFPAPMLINALFAKLHRALVALQSREIGVSFPKVDKKRPHLGDILRLHGSEAALENLQKKNWLSGMRDHVEVGEITPVPPDSSHCRIRRVQAKSSAERMRRRYRKRHEDVTERDVEGLIPDSVEKRLDLPYLQLKSESTGQRFRLFLEHMPPKSHSSSGEFNTYGLSNEATIPWF, encoded by the coding sequence ATGAATAGGTATCAAAATATAAAGATACTGCCCGACCCGGAGTTTCCTGCCCCAATGCTGATAAATGCTTTATTTGCCAAGCTGCACCGAGCATTGGTAGCTCTTCAAAGCAGAGAGATAGGAGTAAGTTTTCCAAAAGTAGATAAAAAACGGCCCCACTTGGGAGATATTCTTAGGCTGCATGGTTCAGAAGCGGCGCTCGAAAATCTTCAAAAGAAGAACTGGCTGTCCGGGATGCGGGATCATGTGGAGGTAGGTGAAATAACCCCGGTACCGCCAGATTCGTCACACTGCAGGATCCGCCGGGTGCAAGCTAAATCAAGTGCCGAGCGGATGCGTCGTCGGTACCGCAAGCGACACGAAGACGTAACCGAGCGAGATGTAGAGGGGCTTATCCCTGACTCAGTAGAAAAACGGCTTGATTTACCCTATCTGCAACTAAAGAGTGAAAGCACCGGTCAGCGGTTCAGGCTGTTTTTGGAGCATATGCCGCCCAAGTCACACTCCTCGAGTGGTGAATTCAACACCTACGGTCTGAGTAACGAAGCCACCATTCCTTGGTTTTGA
- a CDS encoding type I-F CRISPR-associated protein Csy3, with translation MAELKTASVLAFERKLDPSDALFSAGAWGDQNNGHHWPAVTIREKSVRGTISNRLKTKDQDPAKLDASIQAPNLQTVDVAMLPNDADTLRARFTLKVLGGAGTPSACNSADYQQQLQATVNGYVDQSGFGELAKRYAHNIANGRFLWRNRLGAEQVAVQVNHLKDGSVINSWEFNALDFSLRNFSVPSNAEADFKSLAGVIENGLAGKEYTLVEIVAYVRVGDGQEIYPSQELILDRGSQKGQKSKTLYSVGEAGSEVAAMHSQKIGNALRTIDTWYDDVDGIGPIAVEPYGSVTSQGKAYRQPKQKIDFYNLLDNWVLKGKEPEEGHQHYVMATLIRGGVFGSSEKD, from the coding sequence ATGGCTGAACTTAAAACTGCATCTGTATTGGCATTTGAACGTAAACTGGACCCGTCCGACGCACTTTTTAGTGCCGGGGCGTGGGGTGATCAGAATAATGGTCATCACTGGCCTGCCGTTACCATTCGGGAAAAGTCGGTGCGGGGCACGATTTCCAACCGGCTCAAGACCAAAGATCAGGATCCCGCGAAACTCGATGCCTCAATTCAGGCCCCAAATCTACAAACAGTGGATGTGGCAATGTTACCTAACGATGCCGATACGTTGCGTGCCCGTTTCACATTGAAAGTATTGGGTGGCGCGGGAACACCCTCCGCCTGTAATAGTGCCGACTATCAGCAACAGCTCCAGGCCACCGTTAATGGCTATGTAGACCAGTCCGGCTTTGGTGAATTGGCAAAGCGTTACGCGCACAATATCGCCAACGGCCGTTTTTTATGGCGCAACCGATTGGGGGCAGAACAGGTCGCTGTGCAGGTCAACCATTTGAAGGATGGCTCCGTGATCAATAGCTGGGAGTTTAATGCCCTCGATTTCTCCTTGCGTAATTTCAGTGTGCCGAGCAATGCAGAGGCTGATTTCAAATCCTTGGCAGGTGTAATCGAAAACGGCCTGGCAGGCAAAGAGTATACCTTGGTGGAAATCGTCGCCTACGTTCGAGTTGGAGATGGCCAAGAGATTTACCCATCGCAAGAGCTTATCTTGGATCGCGGATCGCAAAAAGGACAAAAGAGTAAGACACTTTACTCTGTAGGAGAGGCGGGTAGCGAAGTAGCCGCCATGCACAGCCAAAAAATCGGTAACGCCCTGCGTACCATCGATACCTGGTATGACGATGTGGACGGCATCGGCCCCATTGCCGTTGAACCTTATGGTTCTGTGACTTCGCAAGGAAAAGCTTATCGGCAGCCGAAACAGAAGATCGATTTTTACAACCTGTTGGACAATTGGGTGCTCAAAGGCAAGGAGCCGGAAGAGGGACACCAACACTACGTAATGGCAACTCTGATCCGAGGTGGGGTATTTGGCTCCAGCGAAAAGGACTAA
- a CDS encoding type I-F CRISPR-associated protein Csy2, which yields MTDPKALIVLPRLQVQNANAVSGPLTWGFPSPTAFSGFVHALERRLANSLEEGFGGVGIVCHKFEPQVSQPAGKYTRVFNLARHPVGKDGKTAAIVEEGRAHMEVSLVIGLNDHLDEEDREAFLSELNRTLYLQRLAGGTLLPRRDRRYQPQYWSLPIDRQSQDVLFMKLRRRLLPGFALVQREDRLQQRLAWLRQTDAESNALDALLDLSRLNIEPDVPDPDNPDEKQWGIRKNPGWLVPIPVGYASISPLYQPGEVRNARDNETPFCFVENLYSLGEWVSPHRITTLQQLLWHQQADVEKGIYRCSNRYADFVTNTDINNK from the coding sequence TTGCAAGTGCAAAACGCCAATGCGGTTTCCGGGCCGCTCACATGGGGATTTCCATCGCCCACCGCTTTTAGCGGTTTTGTCCATGCGTTGGAGAGGCGCCTGGCTAACTCACTGGAAGAGGGCTTTGGCGGTGTTGGCATCGTCTGTCACAAGTTTGAACCCCAGGTCTCTCAACCGGCAGGAAAATATACCCGCGTGTTTAACCTGGCACGTCACCCAGTGGGCAAGGATGGCAAAACGGCGGCCATTGTCGAAGAGGGCCGCGCCCACATGGAGGTGAGTCTGGTCATTGGACTAAACGACCACTTGGATGAGGAGGATCGCGAAGCCTTTTTGAGCGAACTAAACCGCACTCTTTATCTCCAGCGATTGGCCGGTGGCACACTGCTGCCTAGGCGCGATCGCCGTTACCAACCACAATACTGGTCGTTACCAATCGATCGACAAAGCCAGGATGTGCTGTTCATGAAGCTACGTCGCCGGTTACTGCCGGGCTTTGCGCTGGTACAGAGGGAGGACAGGCTCCAGCAGCGTTTGGCCTGGCTGCGTCAAACCGATGCTGAGAGCAACGCGCTTGATGCACTTTTGGACCTCTCGCGTCTCAATATCGAGCCGGATGTTCCCGATCCTGACAATCCTGATGAGAAGCAGTGGGGCATCCGTAAAAATCCAGGCTGGCTGGTGCCCATCCCGGTAGGGTATGCGTCGATTTCACCACTCTACCAACCCGGCGAAGTGCGCAACGCGCGCGATAACGAGACGCCTTTCTGTTTCGTTGAAAACCTCTATTCACTGGGTGAATGGGTAAGCCCTCATCGTATAACCACGCTGCAACAACTACTGTGGCATCAACAAGCGGATGTTGAGAAAGGTATCTACCGGTGCAGCAACCGCTACGCTGATTTTGTAACTAACACTGACATTAATAATAAGTAA